The following is a genomic window from Gallus gallus isolate bGalGal1 chromosome 21, bGalGal1.mat.broiler.GRCg7b, whole genome shotgun sequence.
ggggatTGGACCAGctggcctttaaaggtcccttccaactcaaaccattctatgatcctatgattcttgTTGCCATGTCTACCTGCCATGTACCATCTCACAGCTCCCTGTGCAggctctgctttctgtgttgtTCATACAGGCCTGAGCCCAGttcaccttctgctctgctttgacTTTGTGCCTACTGCAGTAGAAATGAGGAGTAACAACGGCATCCTTCATCTGCAGGGACTGCAAAATGTTTGGAAAAGCTGCATCCTCCGAACAGAAAAGTGGCACCATTTCTGGGGACACATGGAAATTTACTTGCTTAGAGAGAGGGCACTCATTTCCTTGAGATTGAAAAGGGAATCTGGAAATGCCAGCAGTCCTTTGGTTGGCTCTCAGACTTTCACAAGCCGTGCAATGAGCCCTGGTATCCACAGATGGCCTGAGCTTCACAGATCACAGCTCCCCTCATGGGAGTGTTGATGGACCCAAAGCACCACGGTGAGGGCTTTGGGGAGTACgaaaacagagcaaattctGCCACCTACTGCCTCCCTGCACGTCTGCAGCCCTTACGTTCAGTGTACGGCCTCTTGGTTTGCCCTAAGCTGGTTGAGATCTCACTGAGTTTATTTTCACCAGTGGGATCTCTGTGTTTCAACATAGAGCACTTCAGAGGCTGGATTTGCTCTCGGTATTTGTAAGTAAGGGGAGCAGAGTGTGAATTAGAAAGCTGACTCTGGACAGCATCAGCAACCAGCACATGGAAAGCCAGAGCTTCTCTATCAACGTAGGAATTCAAAGTTgctttattcttgttttctaaaCATAATAATTGAGATTTTCTCTGTATTGACTGCTAAGCCAGTGTGCAGAGGAAGCTTAGACAATGCACAGCCTCTAAGCCCATTCTCCATATGCACTTTTCTGCCTGGCATGAGTGTCCCCTACCTTGAGGAGAAGTGGGGAGGACAAGGCTGAGCCCCCACACTGCTGAGGCTCTGATCTGGAGGATGCTGGGGCTGCCACTGCAGGAGGGAGCTGTGTGAAGCATAAGGGAGACTCCAGCAGCATTCCCCCAGGGATCCTTATCTATCTCTCAGGCCAACCACTGTCAAGGACAAGGGCTGCCATCAGGTCAGTGTGCTCTTTAAATATAGAGCCGACTAAATTTAGTGTTAAATCTGCTGTGAAAATTTACAGCTCGTAACATTTACCTGACAGGCATCCGGACTCCCTTGTCCAAATATACAGTTCCTTAAATTAGACATAAAATATGCCATGAGGCAGCAGCCTCAATTACATATTTACAGCACTGAATCAGGTAAGTATGTGTTTATGCAACCAGTCCTACCAGTGCAATGAGCCAGTGCCATCAGGGAGCTCTCAGGGCCAGGGGCTGTCTCTGCATTGTCTGAGTCTGACACAAGGAAGCTGGTGTCCTTAGGGGCTGTTACaactcaaagaagaaaaacatgtgATGATAAAGAGCTTCCCTTAAAAACCACTGTGcctagagattttttttccttcttagcaAGCATTATTGCCCCAAAACAATGAGTGTATTATTTATATAACCATTTCCTTGTGGGCCATTGTTGGATAGAAGTCAGGTCCTTCGGTACCCAAAGTGAATGCCTCCCTTCACTGCCACTGCACAGTTATTTCCAGCATGGAATCCTCCTCACCAATGAGCTCAGCAGTTATTCTGTGGTTACTGCAGTTCTTCAATACTTCACACTGATGAGATAATTGCCTTTATGAGAAGCCCTCATGCAAACAGCCTTTTGAACTCAAGTAGATTTTAAATCataagaaaacatcaaaaaggaagagcaaagcagaggtcttcactgcaggcagcacatAGCACAGCACATAGCACAGCACATAGCACAGCACATAGCACAGCCCAGCTTCGTGGCgtgctgcagcactcagtgtAGCTGCTCTTGAAGACAGAAGGCTCCTCTGAAATGGAAACCTGGAGTTTGGGTTAAGGAAGAGGCTTCAACCAAGGTTGTGTCACATTCCGGGGAGTTTATGTACCCCTCATCAACTCAGTGACAGGGCAGAATTTCTGTGAGGGAAGCCATGCTGTTTAGAAAAGAAGGACCAAATCGTTTTTAAAAGCTAGGAAATGGATTTTCCTGAATTGGTGCTGTGCAATATGGCAGAAGGATTACCATCATTAATGGACTACAGCTGACATCTACTTAGACCTGCAGGAATAAAGCATATCAATGGCACGGGTTGAATGTGGTCGACCTGATCAGTCCATGTCAGttcagcaaacagcacaaaacCATGGTTCTAAAAAAGGAATTGCTAGCTCCTAATGGCAATTCAGTGTTTTTGTCACCAGTGCAAAAAATACATGTTGAAATATATGGGCAAGCTTTGCCAGAAATGTGTGGCTGCCATCAAAGAAAGCTTTATTCTGTCCTTATGGAGCTGGGTTGCTCTGAACCCCACTCCCAGGAGCTGTGCTTGCTTGATCAGTGCTGTGGCGTGTGCAGCTCTGGAGGACAGGACTTGGCAGGCATTGTATCCTCATTAGGTAGGGCTTAAATTCAGCCCAGTGAAGCTGTTTTACCTGAAAACTGACTTAGCTCTTTATAAGCACCTTCCAATGAATATTTATAACATTCTGAAAGAGGCCTCCTGCCCAGCAAACCTCTTGTCAACAGCTCTCTAACCACTCTCCCTTCACAGCTGGCATCCACAGTCCCAGCTCCTGCACAACTTGCCAACCAGCATCACTGCTCCTTGTTTGAGTCCCAACGCTGGCTGAGATCCTCAGTCCAAAGAATCGAGCTTCTTGTCTCTGCAGCTCATCCAGCCTGACATCGCTCTCCTTCCAGGCAAGAAATCTGTTCTCTTGAGAGACACGCGTCAGTTCCAGCTGCCACCTTGTCTCTGTAATGTCACAAAAGTTCACAGACGGGGCTGATTTCATGCAGTCAGCCTGTCTAGGATGTTTTTAGAACAGGGAGTTGTACCAAAGCGTCCAGTTGTTCTGTACAGGATTGAAGACACCGCTGCACTCGGGCTTTCCAGCCACAAGTGGCCCTAATTAAAAAAGCCCTGACACtaaaaaaagggtttttttttttcaagaaaagccTGTCTGAATGGGACGCATCTGCAAAATAATCtgcatttgaagaaaatgtttggcACAGTGATGTTTCATAGTAATGCCTGGTTGGGTAACCTTCTATTGTCTTGATCATTGGGTAACCCTTTGCGTTTTGCAATGATTCCAGGACTCCCAGAGTGCTTGTCATACAGTAATGAGTTGTGGATTACAACATCTGAGTGTCCTAGAATAAATGTTATCTATCCTACATGTTTAAGAAACGTGCTTTCAGCAACGGCTCCACCACTAAGACCAATTAAGTCTTATTATCATCTATCCTGTGTGAAACCTTGTTTTGTAGAATGTTTAAGCAATGCATGTGCTATGAAGATgaggaatcacagaaacatagaatggttggagttgggagggaccctgAAGGCCATCAGGCCCAacccctgcactgagcagggacacccacagctccatcagtgctcagagccccattcccTGACATCAGGTGtctgcaccacctctctgggcagtctgtgcagtgcctcactgccctcactgcAAAAACCCCCTTCCTtctatccaatctaaatctctcctcttttagctTAAGTTCAGCAGGCTTGGAGGCTTGAGTCACCAAAAAGCTAGTTATCTTTGCTGTGTATTTAGTATTGCTGAAGTGAGAACAGCTAATAACTTCAACATTTCAAAGCCAGCATTTTTCTACCAGGTGTTATTAATCATAACTGACACATCTTGTAGAGTTGTGTGTTCTTGTGGTTAGGAGGCTCTCTATCAAAACACATTTCGTCCATTTAGCTACCTAGCGTGCCTTGCTTGGTTCCTCTGGGTGTCAGTTTTTTACTTGTAAATGGCTTGGTGGTTGGAGGGATgagagctgtgcctggggagCCCTGCTCAGTCAGCTTACAGGTTTGGGATGAGTGCTTTATACACATTTCATGGGCAGCACTTGTGTGTCTCAGTAATTCCATGTACCTCGAGCAGCTCGTTGCTTCCCATACATCAGCTCTGGTTTTAGAAGCACCGTAGGTAATAGTCATAAATGTTTGATTTGCTATGAATATTTAATACTTACGAAGGATTGATGAGCATACTTTTAAACAAACTGGTAGGGTTGtgtgaaatgaagagtgtctcgGTTTAGTTGTCTGACCTGCATTCCAAGCACTGTATGggctttgtgtttttattaagAGAGATACCTGGTTCGTATTTTCATTCAGATTTTAGTACACTGACAATAAAAGGAATCTGAATGGACTTCCTTGCAGATACTAGAATTACTCTATCTGCTAATTTCCATCCCATTGGAAGGAATCCCTTCTTTACCAGCTCTTTTCAAGGTACTTTTTCAAGGGTGTATGTTTTTCCTAACACAGTGCTAAGAGCTGGCTGTGGTTCACTGACTCCTTTTCACCtatttgctttccatttcctAAGCCTTGGAAGCCAAATAGACCCAACCCCACCCTACGTAGTGCTGTATGTAAGTACCAGGGTTCTTGCTTCTTTAAAAGATCTCAGTAACGGTGCTGCTTTCTGATGCAGACAGCTGAGGTCAGcatgcagctgctggcagacaCCTCCCAAAGGTTGGTGGAGAATCACTTTGCCAATAGGTGCCACTGTTGCTCCACGTATTTGTGCCTGAATCATCAGCGCCCTTCAGTTCAGAATCAGTTCAACCTTGAAAAAGCGAAACTAAATCACGGTGACTCAAAATGCACCTCTGTGCAGAGGTAGAACTCACGGCCAGAGGTTTGTCCAGGTCGTGAGTAACAAATATGCTTTATCTTGTGCCTAAGATTATAATATTGCTAATCTTCAGCAAAATAGATGAAGGAAACAATAAACATGCATGGAATTAATTACAGATATGTTTCATCAAAGCCTTTAAGTTGCTGCAGATTTATTGTTGAACCtgaggccagcagcagctgaatcTTGATCTCCTGCAGATCAAACAtgatttaaatgcaaaacttcCACATTAGTGCAATAAGAACTGGGACTTCTGTCAGCACTAAGTACCAGGGTGCCCCATACAGCAATGCAAAGGCCAATAACTGCTGTATCTCTGGGTTCAGTGCTCGGTAATGTAAGGCCAGCTAATGCAGTTTACTTTGCAGCTTATCTACCATTAAGTGCCATTCAGTATGCAAAGCCAAGGGCAGCTGAGGACTGCTTGCTGACTGCGTCGGTACAAACCTTGCTTCACCTTGTCCTTAGCTATTCAGCCATTCCATATGCTTAATTTGCTCTTGGACGTTTCAGACATATAATGGAATAATAcaagcttcttttcttctctttaaagaaaagcatagcaagctgcatgaaaatgaaataactggAGAAAATACAGCTAAGGGATTTACATGCTGTCAGGTTCTGCCTCACTTTGTATTTTTGAATGCAGCTACCCCCTGACTAGATGCTGACACATACAGATTTTGATTTTAGAGTATTGATATCTCCTGTTGAAGGAATATTCCCAGCCATCTGCAGCTTAGAATGTAATCCAGCAACGTGTTCTAACTAGCAGCCAGCCCTCCCACCATATAACCTAATTCCCATTCCTTCCGCACAGAACAGATCACTCTTACGTCTATCAGCAACAAGCTGTATTAAGTAGTACTTAAGATCACACTAAGCTGTTTACATGGAGGCAGCTCTTGCCTTTCTGTCTCTCACCAGTTGGCCGAGGGCTTGAATATATCTCTGACCCCCTTCATAGTCCAGGATTCGGCCAACACGGGGAAGGTGTCCCCTCCTGGAGGTGAGGCCATGAGGTTGAGCTGCACGTCTGAACTGGCATGGAGCAAAAGCTGACATTGGTGGCTTTTCATAGGAGGTGGTGTAGACGCTGCTCATCACTCCAGCTTCTTTCCCgtaccattttctcttcaggagCTCAAGAAGTCCGTAGTTGGTGGGTGGTTCTGAGACAAGAAACGATGACGTGTTATAAATGGTGGATTTAAAGCTCTGATCCTGGTGTTTTTAATGCACAGTGGGCACTGGGAGTGTTCCTGCTATTTTGACAACAGAGTAAGGATAAAAAGGCAGTCTGGTTGTTCCCAGGGCAGGTGTGTGTCTGTCTGCCTGGGGGGAATCACTGTAAGGTATTGCTAGGAAAACAGTCGTGATACAAACATAAAGAATCCTGATTATCCATTGTCTCTGTGATGGATATTAAAGAAGTCAGCAGAGCTGActtctttaataaaaaagaactcTTAAATTCAGAAACAtgctaatcacagaatcataaagtggcttaggttggaagggaccttaaagaccatccaaCCCCCCGCTGCCaattcccctcttttagtttaaagccgttcccccttgtcctaccaccaTCACACCAGGTAAAAAGTCActccccttcctgcttataaaGCCCctgaagcactggaaggccgcagtgggctccccccagagccttctcacCCCCAAGCTGACCAAGCTCAGCTCCCACAGCCTTgcttcatagcagaggtgcaCTGCAAAACCCACTTCCAGAGTGATCTTTGAAACAGGAGGGGCTCTCCGTTGGCATGCTGACCACTGCACCACGTCCcgtcttttttttatttttattttttaattattattttttaaataataccAAAACCTACCCAGAATGGGGAAGTCTGATTTCTGAGGAACCCATGCAAACTTGCGTCCGTTCCAGCTGCGGAGGGGAGGCAGAAGGGGATCATAACCGTGTCTGTTGTAGTTATCCTCATATTCTGATACCAAATGTCGGCTCCTCGGTTCCTCGTGATGTGTGAagaagtgctgtgctggcaggccCTGAGATGAGATGCACATTGAACTGCTCCATTTGTAGCAGTGCACAGCACTGACATGGCTTAGCATGCTTTTGAGTCAGACTGTGCTGCCAGTGATAACATAAAATGCTGTGGATGCCTGCACTACCTTTACTTGCAGCTTAATTCCCAAGAATAAGGACATTTGCCTTCAAAGTATGgacattttcagttaaattaagCAACTACATCTGCACAGCATGAGCTCTGATTTGTCTGATTTCAATACATGCATcacatttgctgcttttcctcatgCACCCCAGTCACCCTACTGGGCAGGCACTGGGAAGCAAATGGAGATAAGCACAAAGTGTGTGCTGCTTGCCTCTGAAGGGCACCCTACTTCCATCAAGTACTGCCAGGGAGCTCTGGATCCTGCAAAGcagccacagaatcatagactcattaaggctggaaaagacctctaaggtcatctaatccaaccatccgCCTACCACCAgcattgcccactaaaccacagctgcagtgcattcttttgcatttgtttataAAGACATGAAATGTAACTTAAGTTGGTTATAAGTCATCGCTGTTTGGGATATTAGTACGGAGAACCCCACATAGGAAACTCTTTTACTTACCTCATATTTCTTCATCATGATTGTTCGTAGCGTTCGCTCTGGTTTGTGATCTGGGAAGTGAGTGAAGTCTGTGCTGTATATGCTGGAGCCGAGTTTCCCACAGGGTTTTATGAACTGGAGAGATGCACAGCACTCAGGAGATAGCAAAGGCAACCTGATGATTACAGAACCTCTGTTCTGCTGCTACTTTTTATCATCTGTGCATTAAAAAGCACTTACTTGAAAGGAAATCTGTGCTACAGCCATTGTAAAATTCTACTCTGATTCCTTGGTGTTAATGCAAGATACTGTAATAGCTCTGGAAAAATTGCTCGTGGTTTGGTGTTAAATACCATCACCTGCTGTGTGAGCTAacatctgaaaagcattttgctcCAGGTCagtaagaaatacagaaaaattgaGTATCTTCTCAGGAGGACTGTTCCCCAGCTGCTTTCTTTGGTTACAAAGGgctttttcttaatattctctgggcagcctgttccagtgcaccCTTACCGTAAAGGCTTctcattacatttcagtttatttcagcCTCATTTCTAACCTCATGAAATACATcacaggtttctttttttctgcacaatGTGCTGTGATCACAGCAGATTTCATAGCTGtcaggccaaaaaaaaaaaaaagaagaagcaattTTATTGGAGTCAGGAGGATTTGCCCTAACAGCTCCGATATTGAACCTAACTGGAATGTTTGAACAAGAATTAAATGCTGAATGATAAAATTTGCTCAGGTCTTAAGTAGGACGTGTGATCTGTAGAGTAGCTCTgcgagcagcagtgctggcatccAGAGCAGTGAGGATCCAAAGACACAAGTAGTAAGTATCAACTCATTGAAGTGTTAATGAAACTCCTATCGTATTGGTCTGTCTGAAGCTGTATATATGGATGTTGTATGGTTGTGTATGCAGTATGTAGTAAATTGTGCAGCATTCTGAAGAGGTTGCCATAAAAAGTGCTACGTTGCTTTTAATTGGCAAGTGTTCTATCTGGTACGTGGCAAATGTTACGTCATATTCTGCATGTTCGGGCATTGCTTCTGTCCCAGCATGGAGAGAAGAATGGCAGATCATAAAGTGAACTGCAAGGAAGATAATTATCCTTCTCCCCTCCATTACTGTTCTGAGGCGCTCACACTGCAGTGGTGTACCACCTGCACAGCATGGCTTCTGACCCCCTCTGTGCTGCCCTCACGCTTCCTTCCCAACCTTaccctttttctctcctccaacCAGTTTCCAATGAGAACTTTAGGGGAGTACTTTGGTTGAACTTTCCACCAATCCTCTCCATATGTTTTTGGTGCAATCATATGTCTTTGTCTCGTCAGCGCTATCTTCCCTGCCTGCTGAGTGGCTGTTGCTGCAGTAGTGTGGCTGGGCGCTAAAAGCAGGGCAGAGAAGAGCTCCATTTCTTCTTCCGTCATGCTGGGAAGTGGGCTGTGTGTGGTACTGCTTTGCCTTGGAGCCATTTTTGTTTGCTGTCCCCACGGTGGCTCTCATTCTAGTAACCACATTCTAAGCTGCATCATAGTTACGGCTGAGCAGAACAGTGGCTCCTCACCCACTCGGGTCAGCTATCATCTTTTTTCCTCATGCAGAGTTCACAGTCACAGCACAACGCATCACAGCACTGTGATGTCTTTTACTCATTTACACCGACACAACATACATACCTGcgtgactgtccccctctacaGACGGATAGATGCATTCTATTGTAAGCAAGTGGGACACACCAGGAAGTTCATTCAAAATAATGTTCATATTTATTGACATAGCTAAAGATAAGGGCTTGCAGCATATGTATAATACTTGCATATTCCATTTTCCAGCTAACAGCTGGAATGAGGTTCACATGAGCCATGTTTGTCATCGTTAATGGCTGCCTTTGAATGACTACCCATCACCTGATATTAAATATcctaaaaagatattttctagATTGAGGCATGAACAGACTCGTGGAATCTAAGATGTTTACTATAAGCCCTTAAGGAAGTTAACAACGCTGTCCAGTCCCCTTTTCCCAGATGGAAACGACAACCCACCATAATCATACAGGCTTATGATCCCATGGAATCCATCCTCGAGGTGGCACCAGGTCACTCGGACTCCGTTGTCCTCCAACCTCTTCTTGTACAGCAAGCCATCATCCCTCAGCACATCATATTCACAGGTCAGGATGAAGGACTCGGGCAGCTGGTGAACAACAGCGTCTTCAGCTAGCAGGGGGCACAGGTTGGGCTCGCAGAACCGTTTCACCGTCTCATAAACTTCAGCCATAAAATCAGTGGGGTTAAGTGGCTTCACTCCTCTGACTTTAAACTTTTCAGGGATGTTGTCTGGACTCACCCACTTCCTGTACTTCTGCCTCATATCTGGAGGGATATGAGAGCCCTTCAGGACCTCCTGCATATGCGATGCATCCCCGTTTAAGtactgcaaagcaaagaaagcagcgCGCTCCCGGAATAAGAGAGGGACTCCCCGATTCTGATGATAGGATGGCAAATTGAAGTCCAGTGCCTGAAGGCCTGGGTAGATCAGGATCTGAGCACGCAGCCTGGGGAGgtctgctctgcctgccaggGTCTGGCTAACAGCAGCAGCTAGATTGcccccagcactgtccccacaGACACTGATACAGGCAGGATCCACCCCATAGTGCTCTGCATTCCTCATGAAGTGTACGGTAGCGTTAAGACAGTCTTCATATGCAGCAGGGTATTTGTGCTCAGGAGCTAAACGGTACCTAATGCATAACAGAcaagtaaaggaaaaggaaatatcaTTAGTATTGATCAGGGAGTGTTGTCCTACACCACCTTCAAGCCAATTTATTACCTCCTGAGCAGGTATTTCTCAGTTAGTGGTTGTGGATAACACGTAACTTGTGTGTTCAACTACAAGAACTGTCTTCTGATTAAGAAACAATGagcttttttaattaatttcttcattatgTTATGTATTCTTGACAAGATAATGATTTTTTGCCTCTGTTTCCTATGTGTAAAATGGGAGTAACACAGCATGATTATTCTCTCTCTTGTGTAAATGACAAGCATTTGGGGCCTCTTGTTACATGTTCACATGTTCAGCACAAAGAAGACTTGTTCTACCTAAGTTTTAACTTGGCTTTCTTAGGATCTCTTTGTATGCCAAGTATCTCTCTCCTGGTGTATCAGTGCATTCACAGTTATGTGCTGGGAAATCACAGCTCTCAttatttgtctcttttcttaTGCTGAATTCTTTAGAAATTTCTCTGTAAAAAATAACATCTCCAAAAACAGTGCAGCTCTACTGCGGCACCACTGCAGCAATAATCTCTGAGCAATTGGGCTGGGTAGGGTTGACTTACTGAACAGATACAACTACGGATTCACTTTCTCTGGACAAGTAGCGGCATACTTTCTCATAGgtatctggaaaagaaagacttcCATTAGTGCTTTGTCTTTGAGACATCTAGGGGGCGTTCATTTCCAGAAAGGTGTTTATTTGTCTTCATACTTCCTCCAAAACCCCATGCTGAAAGCACCTCTTATTTCAATacaatgaaaacatgaaaatgttcTATCTAAGTTACTACAGTTCCTCCAGCAATTGTCTTACCAAGACTTCCAAACACCCATCCTCCTCCATGAAAGAAGAGGATGCCTCTCCTTCGCCCATGAGATGTGGCTTTCGGCTGGTACACCCTCACAGGTACTTTGTTAAACTGCAGATCCTGGATAAACAGCTTTGGGTCCAGTCTCAGCCTCCGTCCTTGTCGCACGTATCGGCCAAAAGTGATTTGGCTGCAAAGTCCTGTCTTCTCCAAAATCCTTCCCTGTGCAAAGTTAAGAATTAAGGCTTCTTTAAAAGTCTTGGTTTAGCCAACATATAAAAAGCTCAGCATCACCCATTAGTCTTCTATAATAAGGTGCAATAATCGCAGTATAAGAAGTTAGAATAACCATCATGAAAGACCATTGAGAGAAGAAGATAATGGCTATGAAGGCATCTCCTCAACTGTCTCTAAATGGCTTCTTGTATTCTTAGTACTGGTAGAGTTCATTCTCATAGGCcatttagtctttttttttgccttcacaaacacatggaaaacaaTGAGGAAGTGTAACTTGGCAgttcatagactcatagaatggcctgggttgaaaaggaccacaatgctcatcagttccaaccccctgctatgtgcagggtcgccaaccagcagcccaggctgcccagagccacatccagcctggccttgaatgcctgcagggatggggcatccacagcctccttgggcaacctgttcagtgcgtcaccaccctctgggggaaaaacttcctcataatatccagcctaaacctccccagTCTCAGATTAGAACCATTctgccttgtcctatcactatccaccctcgtaaacagccattcctctCCTATTTttacactcccttcaagtactgtaTTGGTTTTCTTGATAAGAATGCTCAGTTCCAAGAAAGTGGGAGATCTCAGGAAGAAGTCAAAAAGCAATCATATCCATACCTGCATTTTCTCTACCAAGGAGGAAAGTTCTACCTTAAATCATATCATCTGGAATCTTCCAGATTGTATTCTAAGGAATCAGATGTGGAAGTCCAGGCTTCACAGACAGCAGTTTGAGAGTTTATCAGTTGtctgataaaaataaagctctttcatgcaggaaaaacaaatttccCAAGCCCTCACTTCCTAGAGTGAGTAAAAATCCAACTTCCTTTACTTAAATCCACTGTCATTCTCATGCCACGTTATACATTTTATATAGGCTATCCAAACTGGCAATCCTGGAACTTGTATTTTAATCATCAGTCTTGCCCGGCACGCCTCAGTGCTCATTCATGTCTCATTTACACTTGATCAGAgcaattaaattaaatacaCAGAACCGTCCTCATCAACTCTTATCAAGTTCTGCATTGCACAAAGCAGTACTCCTGAATTAGACCATAAAGCTTGGTGGATTCGTCAGTGTTTAACGCTGAGAGGCACCGTGCAAGTTGGTTACTGGTTTTATTTGCACAACAGAAGTGAACAGAACCGAGCATCCCTTCCCAACGCTCCTTCCATACGCTGAGCTGGAACATAAATCTGCTGCAGGGAGTGGAAGAGGGGAAGGTGGGAACAGCACGGAGGGGTTCAAACACAGCGCAGTGCATCATGCGCTCGGTTGCTAAGCAAGACACCAGTTTGAAATGCTTAATGAGAGCATTTCTTTATCCGTCCCCCTTCCACGCTGTGGGAGGGCTCGGGAGGGCCCGTGGTGCGTTCTGAGGGCGTGGAT
Proteins encoded in this region:
- the C1orf158 gene encoding uncharacterized protein C1orf158 homolog, translated to MAPRQSSTTHSPLPSMTEEEMELFSALLLAPSHTTAATATQQAGKIALTRQRHMIAPKTYGEDWWKVQPKYSPKVLIGNWLEERKRFIKPCGKLGSSIYSTDFTHFPDHKPERTLRTIMMKKYEGLPAQHFFTHHEEPRSRHLVSEYEDNYNRHGYDPLLPPLRSWNGRKFAWVPQKSDFPILEPPTNYGLLELLKRKWYGKEAGVMSSVYTTSYEKPPMSAFAPCQFRRAAQPHGLTSRRGHLPRVGRILDYEGGQRYIQALGQLVRDRKARAASM
- the AADACL3C gene encoding arylacetamide deacetylase-like 4 isoform X1, producing the protein MALPAAVLLLLLLLALLLPLAALVLGTVLLGLPSYDIPAGVNQPAKLRLVLAVLLGTAALGRILEKTGLCSQITFGRYVRQGRRLRLDPKLFIQDLQFNKVPVRVYQPKATSHGRRRGILFFHGGGWVFGSLDTYEKVCRYLSRESESVVVSVQYRLAPEHKYPAAYEDCLNATVHFMRNAEHYGVDPACISVCGDSAGGNLAAAVSQTLAGRADLPRLRAQILIYPGLQALDFNLPSYHQNRGVPLLFRERAAFFALQYLNGDASHMQEVLKGSHIPPDMRQKYRKWVSPDNIPEKFKVRGVKPLNPTDFMAEVYETVKRFCEPNLCPLLAEDAVVHQLPESFILTCEYDVLRDDGLLYKKRLEDNGVRVTWCHLEDGFHGIISLYDYGGLSFPSGKRGLDSVVNFLKGL
- the AADACL3C gene encoding arylacetamide deacetylase-like 4 isoform X2 — protein: MTQPLALPLEQPPSLRTGRILEKTGLCSQITFGRYVRQGRRLRLDPKLFIQDLQFNKVPVRVYQPKATSHGRRRGILFFHGGGWVFGSLDTYEKVCRYLSRESESVVVSVQYRLAPEHKYPAAYEDCLNATVHFMRNAEHYGVDPACISVCGDSAGGNLAAAVSQTLAGRADLPRLRAQILIYPGLQALDFNLPSYHQNRGVPLLFRERAAFFALQYLNGDASHMQEVLKGSHIPPDMRQKYRKWVSPDNIPEKFKVRGVKPLNPTDFMAEVYETVKRFCEPNLCPLLAEDAVVHQLPESFILTCEYDVLRDDGLLYKKRLEDNGVRVTWCHLEDGFHGIISLYDYGGLSFPSGKRGLDSVVNFLKGL